The genome window CTTTTTCAACTCGGCGCTCAGGGTTTCTTCCGCCAGCCGCCGGGCCACGCGCGCCGCCTGCACGCGCTTGATGTCGGTTTCCAGTTTGCGAACGGCTTCCCGCACTTCAATGATGATGGTTTTTTCCAGATCTTTGATATCGAGCAACAGCTTGGCCACTTCCAGCTTGGCGGAGGTCAACTGACTTTCCGCCGCCCGGTTGCCCAGCGGATAGCTGAACACCAGCCCGGCCGACCAGCTGTCGAAATCGGCGGACCCGGCGCGCCCGAAACCCCGGCCGAAATCGCCGCCGAACTGGCTGACGCGGGGTGCTCCGCCCAGCGACACCGCCTGCGCGTCACCGGTGATGCCGTTCAACCCGTAACTCGCAACGAGGTCCAGCGTTGGATAGACCTGGTTCTTGTTGAACTCGACCTGAATGTTGCGGCTGTCCAATTCCTTTTTCTTCGACAGGTAATCCGGCCGGTTGAGCAGGGCTTCGCCAATGGCATGATCGAGGTTGATTTTGGCTTCCGGATCGTACTGCGGCGCATCGAGCGGTTGAATGTTCTTGGTGCCCTTTTCTGAATCAAACGCAATGTTCAAAATATTCTTGAGGTTGTCCTCATTGTCCTGAATCAGTTTCTCGGCGTTGATGACGCTTTCTTCGCGCGACGCCACCTCCGACTGCGCCTGCAGGATTTCAAGAGGCGCCATGGTGCCGACTTCCACCTGTGCCTTCACCCGTTGCTCCAGGTCGCGGGCACGCTGCACCGACTGCTGCTTGACTTTTAAATCTTCCTGGCTGAATACCAGGTCCCAGTACACGTTTTCCGCGTCGGTGATGATGTCGATCACCTGACTTTTGAAATCGTACTGGGAAATGGAGAGGTTGTTGCGGGCGATATAAATATTGGTCTCGTTGACATCGCGACCGAAATTTTTCAGCAACGGCTGAGTCATGTTGACTTCGAAGCGCGTCGAAAACTGAGGGTTCAAGCCGGCGAACAGCGAATTGGTGGTGTCGCGGATGCCCTCGTAAAACAATTCGTATTCCGTGCCGAATTTCAACCTCTGGTTGAGGCCGAGCTTCCAGCGTTGTTGCTCTGTTTCCGAAATGGGCGGATTGGCAAACGCGGAAGCTATAGGAAGGGTATCGTCCTGAGCGCGAAGCTCCATGTTCACACTGGGGTCGAACGCCGCTTCATTGTTGATGATGTTCTGCCGCTGGATGCGGGAATTGTATTCCTGAACGGCGATGGTGATGTTGTTTTGGATGGTGGTCTGGATCACCTCGGTCAG of Nitrospina watsonii contains these proteins:
- a CDS encoding TolC family protein, with product MAINILIFHPLTARAESDTPTGENRFRLQAGLELPGTLYAEDMEQPDSGGSGEAPLPASKEPFGEKPDIVLSNILQLSLTEVIQTTIQNNITIAVQEYNSRIQRQNIINNEAAFDPSVNMELRAQDDTLPIASAFANPPISETEQQRWKLGLNQRLKFGTEYELFYEGIRDTTNSLFAGLNPQFSTRFEVNMTQPLLKNFGRDVNETNIYIARNNLSISQYDFKSQVIDIITDAENVYWDLVFSQEDLKVKQQSVQRARDLEQRVKAQVEVGTMAPLEILQAQSEVASREESVINAEKLIQDNEDNLKNILNIAFDSEKGTKNIQPLDAPQYDPEAKINLDHAIGEALLNRPDYLSKKKELDSRNIQVEFNKNQVYPTLDLVASYGLNGITGDAQAVSLGGAPRVSQFGGDFGRGFGRAGSADFDSWSAGLVFSYPLGNRAAESQLTSAKLEVAKLLLDIKDLEKTIIIEVREAVRKLETDIKRVQAARVARRLAEETLSAELKKFEVGLSTSFQVLEFQTDLAEEQSKELLAIIDFNKSRINLRRVIATTLDHHKIQLAAEQNP